A region from the Clostridium beijerinckii genome encodes:
- a CDS encoding KTSC domain-containing protein, with translation MDSIHPSSISTIVYDIRMSLLFILFSTGQIYEFTGVPYNVYRNLISAQSKYKYYDDYINGKYSSKLISQ, from the coding sequence ATGGATTCAATACATCCCTCAAGTATATCAACCATTGTATATGACATTCGTATGTCCTTGCTATTTATACTATTTAGTACTGGCCAGATATACGAATTTACTGGTGTCCCATATAACGTTTATAGAAATTTAATATCAGCACAATCAAAATATAAATATTATGATGATTATATTAATGGAAAATACTCTTCTAAATTAATAAGCCAATAA
- a CDS encoding integrase: MQSNKTCPLVEQYLDYLIKIKNRSENTILEYRTDLLMFFSYIMKLRNINIVDINFEQVNLEFIKSITLQDMYSFISYCQKSLNASAGTRARKIVSIRQFWKYLKTKVHVIDNNIAEELETPKLPKRIPKYLNLEESVRLLLECKKSTRDHCIITIFLNCALRLSELASLNINQVDNDILSIVGKGNKERKIFLTPAAKKAINDWMHIRNSININNDALFISRNKHRITTKAIQNIVKKYVISSRLDPKSISTHKLRHTATTLMYKYGKVDIRSLQQILGHESVATTEIYTHIDEHQFQSAVNSNPLALMFN, encoded by the coding sequence ATGCAATCAAACAAAACTTGTCCATTAGTTGAACAATATTTAGATTATCTTATTAAAATAAAAAATCGCTCAGAAAACACAATCCTAGAGTATCGTACTGATTTACTTATGTTTTTTAGTTATATCATGAAATTACGTAATATTAATATTGTTGATATAAACTTTGAACAAGTAAATTTAGAATTTATAAAATCTATTACTCTTCAAGATATGTATTCTTTTATTTCCTATTGTCAAAAATCTTTAAATGCTTCTGCAGGTACTCGTGCAAGAAAGATAGTTTCCATACGCCAATTTTGGAAATATCTAAAAACCAAAGTACATGTTATTGATAACAATATTGCTGAGGAATTGGAGACTCCAAAATTACCAAAGAGAATACCTAAATATCTTAATTTAGAGGAATCAGTTCGCTTATTACTTGAATGCAAGAAATCTACAAGAGATCATTGTATAATTACTATTTTTCTAAATTGTGCATTAAGATTGTCCGAGCTTGCTAGCTTAAATATAAATCAAGTAGATAATGACATTCTGTCTATAGTTGGCAAAGGCAATAAAGAACGTAAAATTTTTCTTACCCCTGCAGCCAAAAAAGCTATTAATGATTGGATGCATATTAGAAATTCTATTAACATTAATAATGATGCTCTATTCATTTCTAGAAATAAACACCGCATTACTACTAAAGCTATTCAAAATATTGTAAAGAAATATGTTATTTCTTCTAGACTTGATCCAAAATCTATATCAACACATAAACTTCGTCATACCGCTACTACTCTTATGTATAAATACGGCAAGGTAGATATTCGTTCCTTGCAACAAATTCTTGGACATGAGAGTGTCGCTACAACAGAAATTTACACTCATATTGATGAGCATCAATTTCAATCTGCTGTAAACTCTAATCCATTAGCTCTGATGTTTAATTAA
- the ltrA gene encoding group II intron reverse transcriptase/maturase, with product MQSAFDELYKQSCSNYKFRNLMQYIISDNNILLAYRNIKRNKGSTTVGTDKLDITHFEDMETSNFTEYIQRKFANYTPKSVRRVEIPKQNGKLRPLGIPCIDDRIIQQCIKQVLEPICEAKFHKYSYGFRPNRSTEHAIARSMQLINMAHLHYVVDIDIKGFFDNVNHSKLKKQLWNLGIQDKNLISILGKILKSEVEGIGIPTKGTPQGGIISPLLSNVVLNELDWWISSQWETFKSKRTYSNKNKKHGVLRKTNLKEVWLVRYADDFKLFCRDYKTAQKIYNATRLWLKDRLDLEISPDKSKVTNLRKNYTEFLGFKLTVKPKRGKYVCQSRICDKAIKSTINNMKNQIKVIQKSRNGKEVSRLNSIILGSHNYYSIATYVNIDFHRVNFLVTKTLEIRLRNIITNRPNFTETYMRLYGNYHGKVRTVCNVSVFPIYGCKTKPPMNFSQEICNYTEQGRIAIHNKLKGYSHLIKYLLETVNNSKTAEFNDNRISLVVGQRGKCYITGLDLETDNMECHHKIMKSEGGTDKYENLVWLCGKAHKLVHAIEQDIIDKYLGLLSLDNKGLKRVNSLRMLVGNSVI from the coding sequence ATGCAAAGCGCGTTTGACGAACTTTATAAACAATCGTGTAGTAATTATAAATTTAGAAATCTAATGCAATATATAATTTCTGATAACAATATCTTATTAGCATACAGAAATATTAAGAGAAATAAAGGCTCAACTACCGTTGGGACGGATAAACTTGATATAACTCACTTTGAAGACATGGAAACAAGTAACTTTACTGAATATATACAAAGAAAATTTGCTAACTATACTCCTAAAAGTGTTCGAAGAGTTGAAATTCCTAAACAAAATGGTAAGTTAAGACCTCTTGGAATTCCTTGCATTGATGATAGAATCATTCAACAATGTATTAAGCAAGTACTAGAACCAATATGCGAAGCTAAATTCCATAAATATAGTTATGGCTTTAGACCAAATAGGTCAACTGAACATGCTATAGCTAGAAGTATGCAGCTAATAAATATGGCTCATTTACATTATGTCGTAGATATTGATATAAAAGGGTTCTTTGATAATGTAAACCATAGCAAACTTAAAAAGCAATTATGGAATTTAGGCATACAGGATAAAAACTTAATTAGTATACTAGGTAAGATTCTAAAATCTGAGGTTGAAGGTATAGGTATTCCCACCAAAGGAACTCCACAAGGTGGTATAATAAGTCCTTTACTATCTAATGTTGTCCTTAATGAATTAGATTGGTGGATAAGCTCCCAGTGGGAAACTTTCAAATCTAAGCGCACTTATAGCAATAAAAACAAAAAGCATGGGGTACTTAGAAAAACCAATTTAAAAGAAGTCTGGTTAGTAAGATACGCTGATGATTTTAAACTTTTCTGCAGAGATTATAAAACTGCACAGAAAATATATAATGCTACGAGATTATGGTTAAAAGATAGATTAGATTTAGAAATAAGTCCTGATAAATCTAAAGTAACTAATCTAAGAAAAAATTATACTGAATTTTTAGGCTTCAAACTAACTGTTAAACCTAAAAGGGGTAAGTATGTTTGTCAAAGTCGAATATGCGATAAAGCAATAAAATCTACCATTAATAATATGAAAAATCAAATAAAAGTAATTCAAAAATCAAGAAACGGCAAAGAAGTTTCAAGACTGAATTCTATAATATTAGGTAGCCATAATTATTATAGCATTGCTACTTATGTAAATATAGATTTTCATAGAGTTAATTTCTTAGTTACAAAAACCTTGGAAATACGATTAAGGAATATAATAACCAATAGACCTAATTTTACTGAAACCTATATGCGTTTATATGGTAATTATCATGGCAAAGTGCGGACCGTTTGCAACGTGTCGGTCTTCCCTATTTACGGATGTAAAACTAAACCACCTATGAATTTTAGTCAAGAGATATGCAACTACACTGAGCAAGGCAGAATTGCAATTCACAATAAACTAAAGGGATACTCTCACTTGATTAAGTATCTATTAGAAACCGTGAATAATAGTAAAACTGCTGAATTCAACGATAATCGAATATCTCTAGTTGTAGGACAAAGAGGAAAATGCTACATAACAGGTTTAGATTTAGAAACGGATAATATGGAATGTCATCATAAGATAATGAAAAGCGAAGGTGGAACTGATAAATATGAAAACCTTGTTTGGCTATGTGGCAAAGCTCATAAACTAGTACATGCTATAGAACAAGATATTATTGATAAATACCTAGGTTTATTGTCCCTTGATAACAAAGGGTTAAAACGTGTTAATTCTTTAAGAATGTTAGTAGGAAATTCAGTTATTTAG
- a CDS encoding XRE family transcriptional regulator has product MFNNRLEKYRNELHLRKKEMADKLQISESYYSLIENGKRNPSKNFIEKLVLISELPEEYWIYGMNTEDYVNTRDEFKSLKKALNTVLELGSVKNVNEFFDQNNNPKDSLGRLLIAALKADISCMIEKRQK; this is encoded by the coding sequence CCACCTAAGAAAGAAAGAAATGGCAGATAAATTACAAATAAGTGAAAGTTACTATAGCCTAATAGAAAATGGAAAAAGAAATCCGTCAAAAAACTTTATAGAAAAACTAGTATTGATTAGTGAATTACCTGAAGAGTATTGGATATATGGAATGAATACGGAAGACTATGTAAATACTAGAGATGAGTTCAAATCTCTAAAAAAAGCTTTAAACACTGTTTTAGAACTTGGTTCTGTTAAAAATGTTAATGAATTTTTTGATCAGAATAATAATCCAAAAGATTCTCTTGGACGTTTACTGATTGCTGCTCTTAAAGCAGATATAAGTTGTATGATAGAAAAAAGGCAAAAGTAA
- a CDS encoding DUF2922 domain-containing protein → MKYSLSMTFLTEYGLKTTLSVSGVKPTITEAQAIALMDVIIAKNIFRTNSGDLVKKSAAQLTQRQVTKYDVA, encoded by the coding sequence ATGAAATATTCTTTATCTATGACTTTTTTGACTGAGTACGGTTTAAAGACTACTTTAAGTGTTAGTGGGGTAAAACCTACTATTACTGAAGCACAAGCTATTGCTCTTATGGATGTTATTATTGCTAAGAACATCTTTAGAACAAATTCTGGTGATTTAGTTAAAAAATCTGCTGCTCAATTAACTCAAAGACAAGTTACTAAGTACGATGTAGCTTAG
- a CDS encoding sigma-70 family RNA polymerase sigma factor, with amino-acid sequence MDFDYIEELVTKSKNGDKLSKEKLIDEFKPLIFNLTSRTFIDGYEMHDLQHECYQSLFKCLSLYNLEKHRFVAYATNAIKNNMNDLIKRIKIRSATEGSDAISLHDDVEKDLPSQDISLEDLLSDECDYEDLRLALSNLDEDEKALVDFIFYKNNTVQTYAYIKNMCYSTANLRKKVALKKISNYLN; translated from the coding sequence ATGGATTTTGATTATATTGAAGAATTAGTTACTAAATCTAAAAATGGTGATAAGCTTTCAAAAGAAAAATTAATTGATGAATTTAAGCCTTTAATATTTAATCTTACTAGCAGAACATTTATAGATGGATATGAAATGCATGATCTTCAACATGAATGTTACCAATCACTCTTTAAATGCCTTTCCTTATACAATTTAGAAAAACATAGATTTGTTGCTTATGCCACTAATGCAATTAAGAATAATATGAATGATTTAATAAAAAGAATTAAAATTAGAAGTGCAACTGAAGGCAGCGATGCCATAAGTTTACATGATGATGTTGAAAAAGATTTGCCCTCACAGGATATCAGCTTAGAGGATTTATTGAGTGATGAATGTGATTATGAAGATTTAAGATTGGCTCTTAGCAATTTAGATGAAGATGAAAAGGCGCTTGTTGATTTTATATTCTACAAAAATAATACCGTTCAAACTTATGCTTACATTAAGAATATGTGTTACTCTACTGCTAATCTTAGAAAGAAGGTTGCTTTGAAAAAAATTTCTAATTATTTAAATTAA
- a CDS encoding DNA helicase UvrD, whose product MHYEKQLERLNEYQREAVINESDACIVNANVGSGKTTVLISKIIYLHYEKNISYKDMIVLTFTNKAANEIKERLIDSDDSIQLEELEGFGTFHSVALYLLKNALTIEKLGYVKDFLVIEPKEELDIAMQIIQEEKLKIKYKNRLIKRLEQAMSIEKEEEKISRYDDDIFKLVQLLKEEKIKQNKMTFSDILLNANILLDYYKIEPKWIIIDEVQDSDKLQLDFIDKLKSESTKLFAVGDPNQVIYSWRGSSLNVVYTLKHKYDAKELSLPISYRSSSSILEAARCFQQSGNSLIGAREAGNKIVVKNQYNPFNEACYLVDKIKEIHKSGVPYKEIAIFYRLQNQSQVFEDVFLKNKIPFEVSMKKNIRDIPVLNWVIKLFRVCVNPNDFTSAIYVLSNKYYGERMTEKAARKIVKEQNIVKSELLEKMHKFLSECADFNKSDELYNYFEFDKYIKPTVATYKEDKESICTLLDIIMEYVKEKQMQFLSGLRDFINSSALYGVNILQKDINSDKDSVKLMTLHASKGLEFSYVFITGVNYGLIPLHTRDMEEEEEQRLFFVGITRAKDYLELSYYTNPDYHRAASGESRYIHMIPQKLIQNDKVKSESVNLQELKKQIQEAKAEGKKEETIIVEPVVEVVDQVSIKQVSHKKYGTGKVLKEDDMMIEVEFDNYGIKEFIKAFSELEFL is encoded by the coding sequence ATGCATTATGAGAAACAATTAGAGAGATTAAATGAATATCAGAGAGAAGCAGTGATTAATGAAAGTGATGCGTGTATTGTAAATGCAAATGTTGGGAGTGGAAAAACTACAGTCTTAATTTCAAAAATTATATATCTTCATTATGAAAAAAATATCAGCTATAAAGATATGATTGTTTTGACCTTTACTAATAAAGCAGCAAATGAGATTAAAGAAAGATTAATTGATTCTGATGATAGTATACAATTAGAAGAGCTTGAGGGCTTTGGAACCTTTCATAGTGTTGCACTTTATTTGTTGAAAAATGCATTGACTATTGAAAAGTTAGGATATGTAAAAGATTTTCTAGTGATAGAGCCAAAAGAGGAATTAGATATTGCTATGCAGATCATACAGGAAGAAAAGCTGAAAATTAAATATAAAAACCGATTAATAAAACGGCTAGAGCAGGCAATGTCTATTGAGAAAGAAGAGGAAAAGATTTCACGATATGATGATGATATATTTAAGCTGGTTCAGTTACTAAAAGAAGAAAAAATAAAACAGAATAAGATGACATTTTCAGATATATTGCTAAATGCAAATATTTTATTAGATTATTATAAGATAGAGCCAAAGTGGATTATTATTGATGAGGTTCAAGATAGTGATAAACTACAACTTGATTTCATTGATAAATTAAAAAGTGAGAGTACCAAATTATTTGCAGTAGGTGATCCCAATCAGGTTATATATAGTTGGCGTGGAAGTTCATTGAATGTGGTTTATACATTAAAGCATAAATATGATGCAAAGGAACTGTCTCTTCCAATAAGCTACCGCTCTAGTAGCTCTATTTTAGAAGCAGCAAGGTGTTTTCAGCAGAGTGGAAATAGCTTGATAGGAGCACGGGAAGCTGGAAATAAAATCGTAGTGAAAAATCAGTATAATCCATTTAATGAAGCATGTTATCTGGTAGATAAGATTAAAGAAATACATAAATCAGGTGTACCATATAAGGAAATTGCAATTTTTTATAGATTACAGAATCAATCTCAGGTTTTTGAAGATGTATTTTTGAAAAATAAAATTCCATTTGAAGTATCCATGAAGAAAAATATACGTGATATTCCTGTCTTAAACTGGGTGATTAAACTATTTCGTGTTTGTGTAAATCCTAATGATTTCACGTCTGCAATATATGTTCTTAGCAATAAGTATTATGGGGAAAGGATGACAGAAAAAGCTGCAAGGAAAATAGTGAAAGAACAGAATATAGTTAAGTCAGAGTTGCTTGAAAAAATGCATAAATTCCTTAGTGAATGTGCTGATTTTAATAAATCAGATGAACTTTATAATTATTTTGAATTTGATAAATATATCAAACCAACTGTAGCTACATATAAAGAAGACAAAGAATCCATTTGTACTTTACTAGATATAATCATGGAATATGTGAAGGAAAAGCAAATGCAATTTCTAAGTGGACTAAGAGATTTTATAAACTCCTCAGCATTATATGGTGTGAATATCTTGCAAAAGGATATAAATAGTGATAAGGATTCAGTTAAGCTGATGACGTTACATGCATCTAAGGGATTAGAGTTTTCATATGTTTTTATTACAGGCGTTAATTATGGCTTAATTCCATTGCATACAAGAGATATGGAGGAAGAAGAGGAGCAAAGATTATTTTTTGTTGGAATTACAAGAGCAAAAGATTATTTAGAACTTTCCTATTATACAAATCCTGATTATCACAGAGCAGCCTCAGGAGAAAGCAGATATATTCATATGATTCCGCAAAAGTTAATACAAAATGATAAGGTCAAAAGTGAGAGTGTAAATTTGCAGGAACTAAAGAAACAAATTCAAGAGGCAAAGGCTGAAGGAAAGAAAGAAGAAACTATAATTGTTGAACCAGTAGTTGAAGTAGTAGATCAGGTATCTATAAAACAGGTAAGCCATAAGAAATATGGGACAGGAAAAGTTCTAAAAGAAGATGACATGATGATTGAAGTGGAATTTGATAATTATGGAATAAAAGAATTTATAAAAGCCTTTAGTGAGTTGGAATTTTTATAA
- a CDS encoding caspase, giving the protein MSVLRALVIGVSNYKAMNEHDLPFCKNDISAVCDALVCGLKVEKTNIYTCGNNETVKGSDFIAALQNLISITDAEDTLIFYFSGHGGTLPTGHHLLLSDSFVNTKDIIVLLESIPAKNKIIFLDSCMSGNFNINQTASFNINDTVEDFVGKGYAVFASSSATQVSYGHPDKPISLFTSFLCEALKDVYIIKKGKKSLYDISKLLFLYLDIWNKKNSQKQQNPIFRANLGGTIFFEIQEYYPFYTAKVYEETDDYIIYAVEQLHNGLSKRYAVKVILKSPFSFEDISEITHEIINKVKKADVYQNEISQSHWQGKDANFVFCYYGRDESDIMNSNYICHTTWVDESQDKEWWYRLDENSAIINDIHFNFHSYYENLKIFTEENIGDKDMLIEKNKYIMSHLITLAEKVIGVYNEFLNGTKSEETLVDDIEVLIPSIEKYYFAETDLAIPPIELKVWSQCCSNLSGTIHDFTLLYNTKYLSGRTSQNRIACMNMTINRYYEDLEALKKAKAEI; this is encoded by the coding sequence ATGTCGGTGTTAAGGGCATTAGTAATAGGTGTAAGTAATTATAAGGCAATGAACGAACATGACTTGCCCTTTTGTAAAAATGATATTTCTGCTGTTTGTGATGCATTAGTATGCGGATTAAAAGTTGAGAAAACAAATATATACACCTGTGGAAATAATGAAACGGTTAAAGGGTCAGATTTTATAGCCGCTCTACAGAATTTAATTTCGATTACAGATGCTGAAGATACTTTGATTTTTTATTTCTCGGGTCACGGGGGAACGCTGCCAACTGGACACCATCTTTTGCTTAGTGACAGTTTCGTTAATACTAAAGATATTATTGTGCTTTTAGAAAGTATACCTGCAAAAAACAAAATTATATTTTTAGATAGTTGTATGTCTGGAAATTTTAATATCAATCAGACTGCTTCTTTTAATATCAATGATACAGTTGAAGATTTTGTAGGGAAAGGATATGCTGTGTTCGCTTCAAGTAGTGCTACACAGGTATCTTATGGACATCCTGATAAGCCTATCAGCTTATTTACAAGTTTTTTATGCGAAGCACTAAAAGATGTTTATATAATTAAAAAAGGCAAAAAATCACTATATGACATTAGCAAGTTGCTATTTCTTTATTTGGATATATGGAATAAAAAGAACTCCCAAAAGCAACAAAATCCTATCTTTAGAGCAAATCTGGGAGGTACTATATTCTTTGAAATTCAGGAATACTACCCATTTTATACAGCAAAAGTTTATGAAGAAACAGATGATTACATTATATATGCTGTTGAACAATTGCATAACGGTTTATCAAAAAGATATGCTGTCAAGGTGATTTTGAAAAGTCCATTTTCCTTCGAGGATATATCAGAAATAACTCATGAAATTATAAACAAAGTTAAAAAGGCAGATGTATATCAAAATGAAATTTCTCAGAGTCATTGGCAAGGAAAAGATGCTAACTTTGTGTTTTGCTATTATGGACGTGATGAATCTGATATAATGAACAGTAATTATATTTGCCATACTACATGGGTAGATGAAAGTCAAGATAAAGAATGGTGGTACAGACTAGATGAAAACTCTGCAATTATCAATGATATTCATTTTAATTTCCATTCGTATTACGAAAACCTAAAGATTTTCACAGAAGAAAATATTGGGGATAAAGATATGTTAATTGAAAAAAACAAGTATATAATGTCACATCTGATTACGTTGGCTGAAAAGGTCATAGGAGTATACAACGAATTTTTAAATGGAACTAAATCAGAGGAAACACTTGTAGATGATATAGAGGTATTAATTCCATCAATTGAAAAATACTACTTTGCAGAAACAGACCTAGCTATACCGCCAATTGAACTTAAAGTCTGGAGTCAGTGCTGTTCAAATCTATCTGGAACAATACATGATTTTACTTTGTTGTATAATACAAAGTATTTATCAGGCCGAACATCTCAGAATAGGATTGCGTGTATGAATATGACAATAAATAGATACTATGAGGATTTAGAAGCACTTAAAAAGGCAAAAGCAGAAATATAA
- a CDS encoding serine protease, with amino-acid sequence MNLSITEQLSYATLRIECEYKGGGLGTGTGYLFRFKDDKDNNTHIPVIITNKHVINDAIKGKLIFSKMNDNGEPLDREHFAISIDNFETFWKKHPDNNVDLCAMPIAPFINIANQQNQKLFYIALDTSLIPSCSQLEDLMAMEDIVMVGYPNGIWDSVNNKPIFRKGVTATHPCYDYNGKKEFMIDAACFPGSSGSPVFILNEGGYRDKKGNMYMGKNRILLLGTLYAGPQHTAEGEVRIINVPTVQKPISISNIPNNLGLVIKSERIKELENLF; translated from the coding sequence ATGAATTTATCAATAACTGAGCAGTTATCATATGCAACATTAAGAATAGAATGCGAATACAAAGGTGGAGGTTTAGGAACGGGAACAGGTTATTTATTTAGGTTTAAAGATGATAAAGATAATAATACCCATATTCCAGTTATTATAACTAATAAACATGTTATTAATGATGCCATAAAGGGGAAACTTATTTTTTCAAAGATGAATGATAATGGTGAACCTCTTGACAGAGAGCATTTTGCTATTTCAATAGATAATTTTGAAACTTTTTGGAAGAAGCATCCTGATAATAATGTTGATTTATGTGCAATGCCAATTGCTCCATTTATTAATATAGCAAATCAACAAAATCAAAAACTATTCTATATAGCATTAGATACTTCATTGATTCCAAGTTGTTCGCAATTAGAGGATTTAATGGCAATGGAGGATATAGTTATGGTTGGATATCCTAATGGTATCTGGGATAGCGTTAATAATAAGCCGATTTTTAGAAAAGGGGTTACAGCTACCCATCCATGCTATGACTATAATGGAAAAAAAGAATTTATGATTGATGCCGCATGTTTCCCTGGATCAAGTGGCTCGCCAGTATTTATACTAAATGAGGGGGGATATAGAGATAAAAAAGGAAATATGTATATGGGAAAAAATAGAATTTTATTACTAGGAACGCTTTACGCAGGACCACAGCATACTGCAGAAGGCGAAGTGCGAATTATAAATGTTCCAACGGTACAAAAGCCTATATCTATATCAAATATACCCAATAATTTAGGATTAGTTATTAAATCTGAGAGAATAAAAGAATTAGAAAATCTATTCTAG